From Candidatus Acidulodesulfobacterium acidiphilum, the proteins below share one genomic window:
- a CDS encoding HD domain-containing protein: MEKILVSEITENQKVDSAFLVKSKSQAMGKTGKPYVYLKLSDKAGEIKGYIWDNVDKLAPIFEAGDIIKVKSKSSLFQNELQLSITEIEKIDLKNIAAEDAALFFKSSKNDIESMYSDLKTVLKENLTDEYIIRLVNKFLEDENYVKLLKTLPAAKSIHHAYIGGLLEHTLSMLKIGTFLAEHYKKYVIKDVLLAAIFLHDSGKIEELKIKNNITEYSDEGRLLGHIVLGSSAVDKKISEINGFPENLKLILIHSIISHHGEMEYGSPKRPKTTEAFLLHYIDNMDSKVNQIADFIENGGNALWSQYSKPLDRYLLNSMLFLKS, from the coding sequence AATCAGAAAGTAGATTCGGCTTTTCTTGTAAAAAGCAAATCTCAGGCTATGGGTAAAACCGGAAAACCTTACGTTTATTTAAAACTGTCCGATAAAGCCGGCGAAATTAAGGGATATATTTGGGATAACGTAGATAAACTCGCGCCCATTTTTGAAGCTGGCGATATAATAAAGGTAAAATCAAAAAGTTCGCTGTTTCAAAACGAACTTCAGCTAAGTATTACGGAAATAGAAAAAATAGATTTGAAAAATATTGCCGCAGAAGATGCCGCTCTTTTTTTTAAGTCCTCGAAGAACGATATAGAATCAATGTATAGCGATTTAAAAACCGTTTTAAAGGAAAATTTAACCGATGAATATATTATACGGCTCGTCAATAAATTTTTGGAAGACGAAAATTACGTAAAGCTTTTAAAAACGCTTCCGGCGGCAAAATCTATACATCATGCATATATAGGCGGGCTTCTTGAACATACGTTAAGCATGCTTAAAATAGGAACTTTTCTTGCCGAGCATTATAAAAAATACGTTATAAAAGACGTTCTTCTGGCGGCAATATTTCTTCACGATTCCGGCAAAATAGAAGAACTTAAAATCAAGAACAACATAACGGAATATTCCGACGAAGGTAGGCTTTTAGGCCATATAGTATTGGGTTCGTCTGCAGTTGATAAAAAAATATCGGAAATAAACGGATTTCCTGAAAATTTGAAACTGATTTTAATCCACAGCATAATATCGCATCACGGAGAAATGGAATACGGTTCGCCCAAAAGACCTAAAACAACGGAAGCATTTCTTCTCCATTACATAGATAACATGGACTCTAAGGTTAATCAGATAGCAGATTTTATAGAAAACGGCGGCAACGCTTTATGGAGTCAGTATTCAAAACCTCTTGACAGATACCTGTTAAATTCCATGCTATTTTTAAAAAGTTAA